The following coding sequences lie in one Flagellimonas eckloniae genomic window:
- a CDS encoding thioredoxin family protein has product MKTLKIIGLLALVLSMGAFSEKTVVEDAGYGIGDIATDFSLKNIDGSMVSLSDYKDAKGFLVIFTCNTCPYAVAYEDRIIGLDKKYKKLGVPVIAINPNNPSAKPGDSFEAMKKRASEKGFTFPYLLDEGQKVYPQYGATRTPHIYLLEKTASGNVVKYIGAIDDNYQDASKVEEKFVENAVDAMLAGKEIKLATTKAIGCTIKV; this is encoded by the coding sequence ATGAAAACACTTAAAATTATTGGTTTGCTTGCATTGGTGCTCTCAATGGGTGCTTTTTCAGAAAAAACGGTCGTTGAGGATGCCGGATATGGCATAGGGGATATAGCTACGGATTTCTCTTTGAAAAATATTGATGGTTCCATGGTTTCGCTTTCAGATTATAAGGATGCCAAAGGTTTTTTGGTCATTTTTACCTGTAACACATGTCCATATGCAGTGGCTTATGAGGATAGGATTATTGGTCTTGATAAAAAATACAAGAAGCTAGGGGTTCCTGTAATCGCAATCAATCCGAACAATCCATCCGCAAAACCTGGAGACAGTTTTGAGGCTATGAAGAAAAGGGCATCTGAAAAGGGATTCACCTTCCCCTATTTATTGGATGAGGGACAGAAGGTTTATCCACAGTACGGTGCTACCCGAACTCCCCATATTTATTTATTGGAAAAGACCGCATCCGGGAATGTTGTAAAATACATAGGAGCAATTGATGATAACTACCAGGATGCATCTAAAGTTGAGGAAAAATTTGTTGAAAATGCAGTGGATGCAATGCTTGCTGGAAAAGAAATCAAATTAGCAACTACCAAGGCAATAGGTTGCACTATCAAAGTCTAA
- a CDS encoding TlpA family protein disulfide reductase — protein sequence MPRFILIVSLSIFLMVGCGSKEKKATEEDTAVLAESAIGSESPEVSFPVYNFEGFESLLHKDDDKTYIVNFWATWCKPCIEELPYFEQVGAEQKDNNVEVILVSLDMPSMWKSRLEPFVEKKGLKSKVVILDDPKQNDWIPKVAEEWGGGIPATLIYNKDSRGFYEQGFTYEELNTELNKFLK from the coding sequence ATGCCACGTTTTATCCTAATTGTTTCATTATCAATTTTTTTAATGGTGGGTTGTGGTTCAAAAGAAAAAAAAGCCACAGAAGAAGATACGGCGGTATTGGCAGAAAGTGCTATTGGTTCTGAAAGTCCTGAAGTAAGTTTTCCAGTATACAATTTTGAAGGTTTTGAATCCTTGCTTCACAAGGATGATGACAAAACCTATATTGTTAATTTTTGGGCAACCTGGTGCAAGCCGTGCATAGAAGAACTTCCTTATTTTGAACAAGTGGGCGCAGAACAAAAAGACAACAATGTTGAGGTTATTCTAGTGAGTTTGGATATGCCTTCCATGTGGAAGTCAAGATTGGAACCTTTTGTTGAGAAGAAAGGCCTAAAATCCAAAGTGGTTATTCTTGATGACCCTAAGCAGAATGATTGGATTCCTAAAGTTGCGGAAGAATGGGGTGGCGGAATTCCAGCAACCTTAATTTATAATAAAGATTCCCGAGGCTTTTACGAACAAGGATTTACTTACGAAGAATTAAATACAGAATTGAATAAATTTTTAAAATAA
- a CDS encoding DUF1501 domain-containing protein has product MKRRTFIKRSGLASSVLFVPNFLKAHNELWPVTLGNKKLVIIQLSGGNDGLNTIVPYTNDVYYKNRVSIAQKKQDLLLVDGEVGFHSALSNFKNLFDDGFVTIMNNVGYPNPVRSHFRSTDIWQTASASNEILKTGWVGRYLDGVAKDPVGAIEVDDMLSTLMKGKKINGIATKNARLLYNTTKEPYFAKVLENSKDKHLSEHNLGYLYKTAIDAKSSAAYIFEKTKVYKSLWEYPKNSFGKQLKTVSEFINSGLKTQIYYTSLGGFDTHANQVNSQKKLLGTYSDAIAAFVNDLKNAGTFKDTIILTFSEFGRRVKQNAANGTDHGAANAVFLMGENLKNPGMFNKPSSLLDLDSNGDIKYEIDFRQIYTSLLKKWLHTDTEAIISGNFEPLDLV; this is encoded by the coding sequence ATGAAGAGAAGAACATTTATAAAAAGAAGTGGTTTGGCGAGCAGTGTGCTCTTTGTTCCAAACTTTTTGAAGGCCCATAACGAACTATGGCCCGTTACTCTTGGTAACAAGAAACTGGTTATTATTCAATTGTCTGGGGGTAACGACGGTTTAAACACCATTGTACCCTACACCAATGATGTATATTATAAAAATAGAGTCTCAATTGCCCAGAAAAAACAGGACTTACTTCTGGTAGATGGTGAAGTGGGATTTCATTCGGCATTGTCCAACTTTAAAAATCTTTTTGATGATGGATTTGTCACCATTATGAACAATGTGGGATATCCCAATCCAGTAAGATCACACTTTAGATCTACAGATATATGGCAGACCGCATCCGCTTCAAACGAAATTCTAAAAACAGGATGGGTGGGGCGATACCTTGATGGTGTCGCAAAAGACCCTGTTGGCGCAATAGAAGTGGACGATATGCTTTCGACCCTAATGAAAGGCAAAAAAATAAACGGGATAGCCACAAAAAATGCAAGATTGCTATACAATACTACCAAAGAACCCTACTTTGCAAAGGTTCTTGAAAACTCCAAGGACAAGCATTTGAGCGAACACAACCTTGGGTATCTCTATAAAACTGCCATAGACGCCAAGTCTTCGGCGGCCTATATTTTCGAAAAGACCAAAGTTTATAAGAGTTTATGGGAGTACCCCAAAAATTCTTTTGGAAAACAATTAAAAACGGTTTCTGAGTTTATAAATTCTGGTCTCAAAACACAGATTTATTATACGTCCCTTGGTGGATTCGATACGCATGCAAATCAAGTAAATTCGCAAAAGAAATTGTTGGGGACCTATTCCGATGCAATAGCTGCATTTGTAAACGATTTGAAAAATGCAGGCACCTTCAAGGATACTATTATCCTTACGTTCTCAGAATTTGGAAGGCGCGTAAAACAGAATGCAGCCAATGGTACCGATCATGGCGCTGCAAATGCAGTATTCTTAATGGGAGAAAACCTTAAAAATCCAGGAATGTTCAATAAACCCTCTTCACTTCTGGATTTAGATAGTAACGGAGATATTAAATATGAAATTGATTTCAGACAAATTTATACTTCGCTATTAAAAAAATGGTTGCATACAGATACCGAAGCTATCATCTCTGGCAATTTTGAACCCTTGGATTTAGTATAA
- a CDS encoding DUF1800 domain-containing protein — MELQELFHLYKRAGFGISLKKAKEKSSKKREDIIKDLFQSSKKTTLLEVSVDEIKDLVKKSSGKISKETRDEIRKLSRQKLLDFNREWIYRMADTNEQLRERMTLFWANHFVVRGRNIVYYQSFNNTLRKHALGNFRDFVVAVAKGASMLNYLNNQQNLKKKPNENFARELMELFTLGEGQYSEKDIKEAARAFTGWRHNFKGDFAFREKIHDFESKTFMGKTGNFDGEDIVDIILEQPQCAYFISKKIYTYFVSHEVNEDHVEEMADIFRVNYDISEVMRHVFMSKWFYDKSIMGTKIKSPTDVLVGMMRIVPYKFKKTRELVYVQKLLGQDLLNPPNVAGWSGGKKWIDSNTMMVRLKLPSVLLSDGIISFDVKGEFEDSLTEFNKKKNVGRRLDVESDWNFFENEYKKSSHAELASVVLGANLQEEAKSFMDSLEKESKAEYCIQLMSIPEFQLC, encoded by the coding sequence ATGGAGTTGCAAGAATTATTTCATTTATATAAAAGGGCAGGATTTGGAATCTCATTGAAAAAAGCCAAAGAAAAGTCATCCAAAAAAAGGGAAGATATCATAAAGGATTTGTTTCAATCTTCAAAGAAAACTACTCTATTAGAAGTGTCGGTAGATGAAATTAAAGACCTCGTAAAGAAGAGCTCCGGTAAAATTTCCAAGGAAACCCGAGATGAAATACGCAAACTGAGTCGACAGAAGCTACTTGATTTTAATAGAGAATGGATATACAGAATGGCGGATACCAATGAGCAGCTAAGAGAGCGGATGACCCTATTCTGGGCAAACCATTTTGTTGTTCGTGGTCGCAATATTGTTTACTACCAATCCTTTAATAATACACTCCGTAAGCATGCTTTGGGGAATTTTAGGGATTTTGTGGTGGCCGTTGCCAAAGGGGCCTCTATGCTCAATTATCTTAACAACCAGCAAAATCTAAAAAAGAAACCCAATGAGAATTTTGCCCGTGAGCTCATGGAACTCTTTACATTAGGTGAAGGGCAGTATTCCGAAAAAGATATAAAGGAAGCCGCAAGAGCTTTTACAGGGTGGAGGCATAACTTTAAAGGTGACTTTGCATTTAGGGAAAAGATTCATGACTTTGAAAGCAAAACTTTTATGGGCAAAACTGGGAATTTTGATGGAGAAGATATCGTAGATATTATTTTGGAACAGCCCCAATGCGCCTATTTTATTTCAAAAAAAATATACACCTATTTCGTAAGTCATGAAGTGAATGAAGACCATGTCGAAGAAATGGCGGACATCTTTCGAGTGAACTATGACATATCCGAAGTAATGCGCCACGTCTTTATGTCCAAGTGGTTTTATGATAAAAGTATAATGGGAACCAAAATAAAATCGCCTACTGATGTATTGGTGGGAATGATGCGGATTGTTCCGTATAAATTCAAAAAAACCAGGGAACTGGTCTATGTGCAAAAGCTTTTGGGACAAGATCTATTGAATCCACCCAATGTAGCTGGGTGGTCTGGAGGTAAAAAATGGATAGATTCCAATACAATGATGGTTCGTCTTAAGTTACCGTCCGTTTTGTTGAGCGATGGTATTATTTCTTTTGATGTAAAAGGAGAATTTGAGGATAGTCTAACAGAATTCAATAAAAAGAAAAATGTAGGTAGGAGACTGGATGTGGAAAGCGATTGGAACTTTTTTGAAAATGAGTATAAAAAATCATCCCATGCAGAACTGGCATCCGTTGTTCTAGGAGCTAATTTACAGGAAGAAGCCAAGTCTTTTATGGATAGCCTTGAAAAAGAGAGCAAAGCGGAATATTGTATACAGCTAATGTCAATACCAGAATTTCAACTGTGTTAA
- a CDS encoding MarR family winged helix-turn-helix transcriptional regulator — translation MNVEEVIKRAKKLSLETKTIIHIELVSNKIKEVIASALKPHEVSLPQFNVLRILRGQKGKPANLSTLNERMVTKMSNTTRLVDKLLNKGYVSRCVCESNRRKVEIFITENGMEALLEMDKAVYEAEQKIVKDLSESELDKLNELLDKF, via the coding sequence ATGAATGTCGAAGAGGTAATTAAAAGGGCAAAAAAATTAAGCTTGGAAACAAAGACCATTATTCATATTGAATTGGTCAGCAATAAAATTAAGGAAGTTATAGCCTCTGCCTTAAAACCTCATGAAGTCTCTCTTCCGCAGTTTAACGTGCTTAGAATTTTGAGGGGCCAAAAAGGTAAACCTGCCAATCTCTCCACATTAAATGAGCGTATGGTGACGAAAATGAGCAATACGACAAGATTGGTAGATAAATTGTTGAATAAAGGTTATGTAAGCAGATGTGTATGCGAATCCAATAGAAGAAAAGTAGAAATCTTTATTACCGAAAACGGAATGGAAGCGTTACTTGAAATGGACAAAGCAGTATATGAAGCAGAACAAAAAATTGTAAAAGACCTTTCTGAAAGCGAATTGGATAAATTAAATGAATTATTAGATAAATTTTAA
- a CDS encoding NAD(P)H-dependent oxidoreductase, producing the protein MNNIIENRTWRYATKKFDNTKKVSEENLELLLEATRLSASSYGLQPYHIFVISDQETKEKLKPVSWGQSQLTDASHVIVFANTTDFGEELVDEYLQNVSSTRNIPADGLKAYGDFMKSKLLELSPETKSVWTARQAYIALGNVMQAAAELKIDTCPMEGIENEAYNEILGLTEKNLNTAVVLTIGYRSDEDATQNYAKVRKSKEELFTLIQ; encoded by the coding sequence ATGAACAACATCATAGAAAATAGAACTTGGCGATACGCCACAAAGAAATTCGACAACACCAAAAAAGTATCGGAGGAAAATTTGGAGTTGTTGTTAGAGGCAACTCGATTAAGTGCATCATCATATGGACTGCAGCCCTACCATATATTTGTGATTTCCGACCAGGAAACAAAAGAAAAGTTGAAGCCAGTTTCATGGGGGCAATCCCAACTTACAGATGCTTCACATGTGATAGTATTTGCAAATACAACTGATTTTGGAGAGGAATTGGTGGATGAATATCTACAAAATGTCAGCAGCACTAGAAATATTCCAGCAGATGGTTTAAAAGCTTATGGGGATTTCATGAAATCCAAATTATTGGAACTTTCACCTGAGACCAAATCTGTATGGACGGCGAGACAAGCATATATTGCTTTGGGTAATGTGATGCAGGCAGCTGCGGAATTAAAAATCGATACATGTCCCATGGAGGGAATTGAAAACGAAGCGTACAACGAGATTCTTGGGCTTACGGAAAAAAACCTGAATACAGCAGTTGTATTGACAATTGGTTATCGCTCTGATGAGGATGCAACCCAAAATTATGCAAAGGTCAGAAAATCTAAAGAAGAATTATTTACACTTATACAATAA
- a CDS encoding YceI family protein, translated as MKKTILSLALTAVFGLTATANPIDGEKKEVKTDESTVTWKAYKVGGSHTGTIALKSGSLEFDGEELTGGEFVVDMTTINTTDLEGEYKQKLDGHLNSDDFFATASNPNASLSFTKVRAGEDNTYEVTGNLTIKGITKPITFDVSIDGSKATATLKVDRTKYDVTYKSGIIGTAKDKLIYDEFDLVVDLQL; from the coding sequence ATGAAAAAGACAATTTTAAGTTTAGCGTTGACAGCAGTTTTTGGACTAACTGCTACTGCCAATCCAATTGATGGCGAAAAAAAAGAAGTAAAAACTGATGAAAGCACCGTAACATGGAAAGCCTACAAGGTAGGAGGTTCACACACCGGTACCATTGCCTTGAAATCAGGTAGTTTGGAATTTGATGGAGAAGAACTTACAGGAGGTGAGTTTGTGGTGGACATGACCACAATCAACACAACTGATTTAGAGGGAGAATACAAGCAAAAACTGGACGGCCATTTAAATTCCGATGACTTTTTTGCCACGGCATCCAACCCCAATGCGAGTTTATCCTTTACAAAAGTTAGAGCTGGCGAGGACAACACTTATGAGGTAACTGGGAACCTTACCATAAAGGGAATTACAAAACCAATAACTTTTGATGTTTCCATTGATGGTAGCAAAGCAACCGCAACATTAAAAGTGGATCGCACGAAATATGATGTAACCTATAAGTCGGGTATAATAGGAACCGCAAAGGACAAGTTAATCTATGACGAATTTGATTTGGTAGTTGATTTACAACTATAA
- a CDS encoding anthranilate synthase component I family protein, with protein sequence MTYKLDTHYKKILADTITPVSVYLKIRDKFPNSILLESSDYHANDNSFSYICCNPIASIKVQNEVITQTYPDGSTEEFPISPTTDVTEVIHDFSKKFSVSSNGFKFINNGLFGYMSYDAVRYFEDVEISPKENSIQIPDIYYAVYQNIIAINHFKNEAYLFAHCFESESNVDEIAQLFNVRNFASYNFSKEGEPKSNLEDEEYKTHVELAKKHCQRGDVFQLVLSRRFSQAFKGDEFNVYRALRSINPSPYLFYFDYGDFKIFGSSPEAQLIVKEGKAEIHPIAGTYKRTGNDEQDAELAKKLAQDDKENSEHVMLVDLARNDLSRNGNTVNVETYREVQYFSHVIHLVSKVTGQKKKDISTMKVVADTFPAGTLSGAPKHMAMQLIEKYEKTSRAYYGGAIGFMDFHGNFNHAIMIRTFLSKNHELHYQAGAGLVAASDPEMELQETYNKLGALTKALEIAETI encoded by the coding sequence ATGACTTATAAACTAGACACACACTACAAGAAAATCTTGGCCGATACCATTACCCCGGTCAGTGTTTATCTTAAGATACGGGATAAGTTTCCCAACAGTATCTTATTGGAAAGTAGTGACTATCATGCCAACGATAATAGTTTTTCCTATATCTGTTGCAACCCCATTGCTTCCATAAAGGTTCAAAATGAAGTTATTACCCAAACCTATCCAGATGGTTCAACGGAGGAATTTCCAATTTCGCCCACAACAGATGTAACCGAGGTCATCCATGATTTTAGTAAGAAGTTTTCGGTTTCCAGCAATGGTTTTAAATTTATAAACAATGGTCTTTTTGGATATATGTCATATGATGCCGTACGCTATTTTGAAGACGTAGAAATTTCACCCAAAGAAAACTCCATTCAAATACCAGATATCTATTATGCGGTATATCAGAACATCATTGCCATAAACCATTTTAAAAATGAGGCATATCTCTTTGCCCATTGTTTTGAAAGTGAAAGTAATGTTGATGAGATAGCACAATTGTTCAATGTAAGAAACTTTGCATCCTATAATTTTTCAAAAGAAGGGGAACCAAAATCCAACTTGGAAGATGAAGAATACAAAACGCATGTGGAATTGGCGAAAAAACACTGTCAACGTGGAGATGTGTTTCAATTGGTTCTATCCCGAAGATTCTCACAAGCCTTTAAAGGTGATGAGTTTAATGTGTACAGGGCGCTTCGCTCCATAAATCCATCACCGTACCTCTTCTATTTTGACTATGGGGATTTTAAGATTTTTGGAAGCTCACCAGAAGCACAACTCATTGTAAAAGAAGGAAAAGCAGAAATCCATCCCATTGCCGGTACATACAAAAGAACAGGAAATGATGAACAAGATGCAGAATTGGCAAAAAAATTGGCCCAGGATGATAAGGAGAACAGCGAACATGTAATGCTGGTTGATCTGGCCCGAAACGACCTCAGCAGAAATGGAAATACCGTAAATGTTGAAACCTATAGAGAGGTACAATACTTCTCCCATGTAATTCACTTGGTATCCAAGGTAACCGGGCAAAAAAAGAAGGATATTTCCACTATGAAAGTTGTTGCAGATACCTTCCCGGCCGGCACCTTGAGTGGTGCACCCAAGCACATGGCCATGCAACTCATTGAAAAGTATGAAAAGACGAGTCGTGCTTATTATGGCGGAGCCATTGGATTTATGGATTTCCATGGCAATTTCAACCATGCCATTATGATAAGAACGTTTTTGAGCAAAAACCATGAATTACATTACCAAGCAGGAGCAGGTCTTGTGGCTGCATCTGACCCCGAAATGGAATTACAAGAAACCTATAACAAACTAGGTGCTTTGACCAAAGCATTGGAAATAGCGGAAACAATCTAA
- a CDS encoding anthranilate synthase component II, giving the protein MGRKILMIDNYDSFTYNLVHYLEDLDCDVTVKRNDQLSLKEVEAFDEIVLSPGPGIPDEAGLLKEIIKTYAPTKRILGVCLGQQAIGEVFGGKLVNLDQVYHGIATNITITKKDVIFEGMPDTIQVGRYHSWVVHPDLPESLEATSVDENGQIMSLKHKTYDVTAVQFHPESVLTPEGKKMLKNWLNRV; this is encoded by the coding sequence ATGGGAAGAAAGATTTTAATGATTGACAATTACGATAGTTTCACATATAATTTAGTGCACTATCTGGAGGATTTGGATTGTGATGTCACTGTAAAGCGTAATGATCAATTAAGCTTGAAGGAGGTTGAAGCTTTTGACGAAATTGTCCTGTCTCCCGGTCCTGGAATTCCGGATGAAGCGGGATTACTAAAAGAAATTATCAAAACCTATGCGCCCACAAAACGGATTCTTGGGGTCTGTTTGGGTCAACAAGCCATTGGGGAGGTTTTTGGTGGAAAACTGGTAAATCTTGATCAGGTGTATCATGGAATTGCAACGAATATTACAATCACAAAAAAAGACGTCATATTTGAAGGTATGCCAGATACGATTCAAGTGGGAAGATACCATTCTTGGGTTGTCCATCCGGATTTACCAGAAAGTTTAGAAGCAACCTCAGTAGATGAGAACGGACAGATAATGTCCTTAAAACATAAAACGTATGATGTTACGGCGGTTCAGTTTCATCCAGAATCTGTTTTGACACCAGAAGGAAAAAAAATGCTAAAAAATTGGTTAAATAGAGTATAG
- a CDS encoding four helix bundle protein codes for MNNYKELIVWQKSIALTELVYKMTSCFPDEEKYGLTNQIRRSAVSIASNITEGAGRNSKKEFRNFLGIANGSLNELNTQLEISKRLELIHKNELDEVSILSDEIQKMIYTLIKKFAQI; via the coding sequence ATGAATAATTACAAAGAACTTATTGTGTGGCAAAAATCAATAGCGTTAACAGAATTGGTTTATAAAATGACCTCTTGTTTTCCTGATGAAGAGAAGTATGGCCTGACGAACCAAATCAGAAGAAGTGCTGTTTCAATCGCTTCAAATATTACAGAAGGAGCGGGAAGAAATTCTAAAAAAGAGTTCAGAAATTTTCTTGGAATTGCCAATGGTTCTTTGAATGAATTAAATACACAACTAGAAATATCAAAAAGATTAGAGCTTATTCATAAGAATGAACTTGATGAGGTTTCAATCCTAAGTGATGAAATTCAAAAAATGATTTACACTCTCATCAAAAAATTTGCTCAAATCTAA
- the trpD gene encoding anthranilate phosphoribosyltransferase — MKETLNRLINHEILAKADAKQILVNIAKGDYNTSQIAAFLTVYMMRSITIEELEGFRDALLELCLAVDLSEYNPIDLCGTGGDGKDTFNISTLASFVTAGAGIKVTKHGNYGVSSKCGSSNVMEFLGIKFSNEADFLKKSIDEAGICVLHAPLFHPAMKNVAPIRRELAVKTFFNMLGPMVNPAFPKNQMVGVFNLELARMYGYLYQNTDKNFTVLHALDGYDEISLTGATKTISKDSEGMLTPADFGVESILQEEIVGGEDVAQSAQIFLDILNGKGTEAQNNVVCANAGIAIATVQDTTPKQGFEKAKESLLSKKGLGALKKLQELSKN, encoded by the coding sequence ATGAAAGAGACTCTCAATAGACTCATCAACCACGAAATCTTGGCAAAAGCAGACGCCAAGCAAATCTTGGTCAACATTGCCAAAGGGGATTACAATACATCTCAGATTGCAGCTTTTCTGACAGTTTATATGATGCGTAGCATCACCATTGAAGAACTGGAAGGTTTTAGAGATGCGCTTTTAGAACTTTGTTTGGCCGTAGATTTATCTGAATACAACCCAATTGATTTGTGTGGTACCGGAGGTGATGGTAAGGATACCTTCAACATTTCTACATTGGCATCATTTGTAACTGCCGGAGCCGGCATAAAAGTGACCAAACATGGCAATTACGGTGTTTCTTCTAAATGCGGCAGCAGCAATGTCATGGAGTTTTTAGGTATTAAGTTCAGTAATGAAGCAGATTTTCTTAAAAAATCCATTGATGAAGCAGGAATATGTGTCTTGCATGCCCCATTATTCCACCCAGCCATGAAAAATGTGGCTCCAATTCGCAGGGAACTAGCTGTGAAAACTTTTTTCAATATGTTGGGGCCTATGGTAAATCCAGCCTTTCCAAAGAATCAAATGGTAGGTGTTTTCAATTTGGAGCTCGCTAGAATGTATGGATACCTCTATCAAAACACGGATAAAAATTTCACCGTGCTTCATGCTTTGGATGGCTATGACGAAATCTCTTTAACGGGTGCAACAAAAACCATCTCAAAAGATTCTGAAGGCATGTTGACTCCGGCAGATTTTGGAGTAGAAAGCATTTTGCAAGAAGAGATTGTTGGAGGAGAAGATGTAGCGCAATCCGCCCAAATATTTCTGGATATTTTAAATGGTAAGGGTACAGAAGCACAGAATAATGTGGTTTGTGCCAATGCTGGAATTGCCATTGCAACCGTTCAAGACACAACACCAAAACAAGGTTTTGAAAAAGCAAAAGAATCGCTCCTAAGCAAAAAAGGATTGGGAGCATTAAAGAAATTACAGGAATTAAGTAAAAACTAA
- the trpC gene encoding indole-3-glycerol phosphate synthase TrpC, with translation MNILDKIVADKRKEVDLKKALIPVSQLELAVLYNRDTVSLATSLRNSNSGIIAEHKRRSPSKSVINQSLNVQDVAKGYEEAGVCGMSVLTDGKYFGGSLDDLLLARASVKMPLLRKEFIIDEYQILEARAHGADVILLIAAILNKDEIKNLSETAKSLELDVLLEVHNEEELRKSIMPSLDMLGVNNRNLKTFEVSLETSKSLSELIPDEFVKVSESGISSIEAIKDLKQYGYQGFLIGENFMKTDNPGKHATEFINELKQ, from the coding sequence ATGAATATTTTAGATAAAATAGTAGCCGATAAACGTAAAGAGGTCGATTTAAAAAAGGCATTGATTCCAGTTTCGCAGTTGGAGCTGGCTGTTCTTTACAATCGAGATACGGTTTCTTTGGCCACTTCATTAAGAAATAGCAACTCAGGAATTATAGCAGAACACAAGCGGCGTTCTCCCTCCAAATCAGTCATCAATCAAAGTTTGAATGTTCAAGATGTTGCCAAGGGATATGAAGAAGCGGGAGTTTGCGGAATGTCCGTTTTAACCGATGGCAAATATTTTGGAGGTTCCTTGGATGATTTGTTGCTGGCTAGAGCATCCGTAAAAATGCCGCTGTTGCGAAAAGAGTTTATCATTGACGAGTACCAAATTTTGGAAGCTAGGGCTCATGGAGCTGATGTAATTCTTCTGATAGCTGCCATTTTGAACAAGGATGAAATCAAAAATCTATCAGAAACAGCTAAAAGTTTGGAATTGGATGTGCTTTTGGAAGTACATAATGAAGAGGAACTGCGTAAATCCATCATGCCAAGTTTGGATATGTTGGGCGTAAACAACAGGAACCTAAAAACTTTTGAGGTGAGTTTGGAAACCAGTAAAAGTCTATCAGAATTGATTCCAGATGAATTTGTAAAAGTCTCGGAAAGTGGCATAAGTTCTATTGAAGCGATTAAAGATTTAAAGCAATATGGCTACCAAGGTTTTCTTATTGGGGAGAATTTCATGAAAACCGATAATCCCGGAAAGCATGCAACTGAATTTATAAATGAATTAAAACAATGA
- a CDS encoding phosphoribosylanthranilate isomerase produces MKLKVCGMNHNPIEVAQLLPDYLGFIFWEPSTRYFDGAMPDLPKSIKKIGVFVDASIDDVLQKVETYNLDGVQLHGKESPEFCNELKNRFNVISNKSEKSHEIPQSQDSFRNDKLEIIKVFSIKDNFDFSILKDYEEVCDFYLFDTKGKLPGGNGYTFDWSVLNNYPSTKPFFLSGGIGLETASELQAFLKSPASKKCHAIDVNSRFEIQPGLKNSEELKEFKRLLTSNFEPNTDN; encoded by the coding sequence ATGAAACTAAAAGTCTGTGGAATGAACCATAACCCTATTGAGGTTGCTCAATTGCTGCCAGATTACTTGGGCTTTATTTTTTGGGAACCTTCCACACGCTATTTTGATGGTGCTATGCCGGATTTGCCAAAATCTATAAAAAAAATAGGTGTCTTTGTAGATGCCTCGATTGACGATGTCCTTCAAAAAGTTGAAACGTATAATCTAGACGGGGTGCAGTTGCATGGAAAGGAAAGTCCGGAATTTTGCAATGAATTAAAAAATAGATTCAATGTCATTTCGAACAAAAGTGAGAAATCTCATGAGATTCCTCAATCGCAGGACTCATTTCGGAATGACAAATTGGAAATCATCAAAGTATTTTCCATCAAGGACAATTTTGACTTTTCGATTTTGAAAGATTATGAGGAGGTATGTGACTTTTATCTGTTTGACACCAAAGGGAAGCTTCCTGGTGGCAATGGATATACTTTTGATTGGTCTGTGTTGAATAACTACCCGTCAACAAAACCATTTTTCCTGAGTGGTGGAATCGGATTGGAAACGGCTTCCGAACTTCAAGCATTTTTGAAAAGTCCAGCATCAAAAAAATGCCATGCCATAGATGTGAATAGTCGATTTGAAATACAACCTGGGTTAAAAAACAGTGAAGAGTTAAAAGAATTTAAGAGGTTGCTCACCAGCAACTTTGAACCAAATACTGACAACTAA